ATGCACGTTCTGAAGATGCTGTTGAAACTGGAAGAGTCAATATAAGACGAATCAATCTGTCAACGAGTGGGTACATGACTAGCTTGCCACTCTCAACTGAGCTTCTACAAAGTTCAGAAAGTGTtgatatttttctcaaatcaaGATGCTTACATACATCAAGTTCATAATGCTTCAACTTATATGGGAGACGTTCTTTCTCTTGTTAAGAAAAATCTTTTGGATAGAACTTGTTTACAAGAAtgcaaattttatcaatatcaaataacTTGAAAAACGCCTTGGGATCTAAAGCCGTAATAAGAGTGAGAAGCTTGACAATATTTTCGTTAAACCTGCtcttcaattcttgcaactgagtATCTATTGTAGCAAAAAATATATCCACTCGATAGTGATGCTCCACTGTAACATCATCCTTCTTGTTGCGACTACGACCTACAATGTATTGAGCATTCATATCTAGAAAATCCAACTCCCAAGTTTCACAAAAAGATATCACATTTTTCAACAATTCATTCCATCCATCATCTCtcaactttttaattaaatctttcaTTGTCAAAACTAAACTCGtgaaatttaatatatcttGAGAACGACATTGCAAAGCTTGACAAAGGTTATAGTAATCCCTAAAACTTCCTTCatcatatgaaaaataaaaataaactcaaaatatcTTAATCTATTATATGCGTTATAAGCATCTCCTCACTGAGAATAGTTAGAAGcggtattttttatattttcaagaaCTGTGCTAGTAGCGTTGTACATCTTTAGTAAACTAGTAACTGAATTTAAATGGGAACTCCATCGAGTCTCACCAAGACGTTGTAAAGTGCCAATCTGATTCATTCTTATTTCAATTGCTAACTCATTGATGGATACCAAATGAGTTATTTCAGCTGCTTGGGCTTTTTGTAATTCATCGTGTCATTTGGAAGAAGCCGGAGCAATATTAACAATATCAGACAAGTCTTTAAAGAATTGATGCACTTCAACCACATCTCTAGCTGTTGCAACCAATGCTAACTGAAGACGGTGAGCAAAATAGTGAACATAATAAGCATATTGACAAtcattcaaaatcaaagcttgCAAGTTGTTAAATTCCCTATGCATATTGCTTGGTCCATCATAACCTTAACCTTAGATATTTTGTATGTCAAAACTATGTTGCAAGAGAACATTAAAAATCACATTCTTCAAAGTCAATGATGCAATATTTTTAACGTGGACCATATCAAAGAACCGTTCTTTTACCTGTCCTTGTTTATcaacaaatctaaaaataattgcCATTTGCTCTTTTTGTGACTCGTCTCTCGCTTCATCCATAATAATGCTGAACTTTCTATCACCAATTtcttcatgaattacattacaAACTCTACTGGCATAAATTTGCAATATCTCTTTTTGTATTGTTGAAGAAGTATAACTAGCATTTTGTGAAGCACTTTTCAAAACATATTCATTTTTCTCATCATACGATACTAATAGTGATAACAACTCAAGAAAGTTCCCACGATTTTTTGATCCCGAGCTTTCATCATGACCTCTAAAAGCACACCATTGAAATGACAACCATCAAACAACATCTATAATAGTTTTCAAACGTAGACGATTAGCTACAATTTATTGTGTTGTTTGTCTATCAAGTGATACTTCAATATGTTGAGcttgattcattaaatctacATAAGCTCGTTGTGCATTGTTTTTTTTCCATATGTGTCAAAAAAGCACAATTGCATCCATCGTGTACTTTTTTCCAATTACTAAAACAACTATGAGTAAATGCAATTGATCCAAAACGACTACTTGGGTtgctattaaaaagaaaacaagacaAACAAAATACTGCATCTTTAAAAGGTGAATATTCTAACCAAGAAAATTGTTTAAACCATGATGGTTGAAAATAACGAGGATGCTTTTTTTGAATTAGAAGCAGGATATTCTGAAAGAATAGGTTGATATGGTCCAGCCTTAATATAAGCTCTTCGAATTTCATCACGCATATTAACCGGATACTCATATATTTGCTTACGTAACCCAGGTTCACGTTCTAAGTTAGACAAATCAAGTTCCTCATCTTCAACTCTAGGAATTTTAGAAGGACGAGCATCAGAGTTTAAAGGAGCAAGTGATGAATGTGGTACCTCAATTTGTAACGCTTCTGAAGGTGGTTGTGTTGTCTCtgtacttttctttttaaaaaatgaatcaattgttTTCAACTTCATAACTCCAATatcttaaaagataaaaaaaattaataaatataaaataaaattaaactataaactttaaaacacaataaaaacaatTGTAAACTTGTAAAAAGATGTAAACAAAAACCTTAgaatgtaacagcccaattttgaccctaatagGACagagtggtttcgggaccatgaATCTGAGTCagaaaagtatttttataatttttttaatgtctaTTGCATGTTAagttatatgtgtgaaaatttcgtatgaaaatttgatagtttgaaggctcaatttgataaaaagggcttaatcgcataaaataaaaatttagaagttaaattttaaaagtactaAAATGAGGTTGTCTTTTAAAGTGGAAAGAGTTGAATTGTAATTATTCCATAAACTAGTTAGTGGGTGGCATATTACATTGCTAACCTtagtatatatgttttataaattaatactaataaggttaatttggtcaattaacaaattaaggttgataattaaaataaagtcaaAAATTTGTGTCATTCATCTTCTCCAAACCCGAAATTAAGCTAGGAAGAACTCAACCATGGCCTTTAGGGTTTCGGCAATTGCTTGGTTTAATTGAGGTATATTTTAGTCtcgatttttgatgatttttatgtttttgtgatcgttgttTCGTGTACTATTTagcccatgttttaattttagaatttgatggtgattttgagttttaccattgatgaatacttgagtttttttttagtttttgatgaaatatgaaagataggtgaaagattaatatgttttgtatttgaatttttggtgaaattgaatatttagggctaaattgtgaaatttaaatttatgggggactaaaatgtgaaataaatgaatgtgtggacttgtatgagaaccatggATATTCGGCTCTTTtgtggtatgggcaaattttgtgcattttgtgttttattcaatagggactaaattgaaaaaaatgtaaatatcaggggcaaaatggtaatttgcccatttatgtatttttggactaaattgaatgtgttaataattaaaaaggctaaatttgaatatgtttagatcaagaaacgaagaaaatgGATTTGGATCGGAGAAAAATGAAAGTAATCGAGTAGTCAATCGTGtccgtcgatatccgaggtaagtctaatagtaattaaatatcattgcattagtatatatatgttctataagtaaaaatataatagtttgaATTGTGTAAAAGTGTTAGTCGAATgtacatatatagatatatatatatatatatcaatatgttttgaatttttaagttaaagtaaAATGTACgaattgtataaatatatatatatatatatgtgtgtgtgtgtgtgtgttgtGTTTTGTAAGTTTGaagaaattttatgaatatcaTATATGTTATTCGAAGGTATGTATTGAATTGAAAGgctgaaattaattatataaattatatgtatgcTAGCCAAAGTATgatttgagttttataatttgAAGCTAATAgtataagatatatatatatatatatatattatatatatagataatgaCCGAATGTATATATTGAGTTTGATGAGTTGAATTTAGTGGTATGAACTATTGTTAGGTTATTCGAATGTATGTTGGTTATGAATATTGGAATATAATTGGTTTTCAGGCTTAATGCCTAGCgggcttgatgccggtgaattatttcagattttatgtctagcaggcttgatgctgGTGAATTacttcagactttatgtctagcaggcttgatgccgaTGAATTATTTCAGACTTATTGTCTAGTAGGTTTCATGCTAGTGTACTTCAGTAAGCTTTAGACTTAACAGGCTTcgtgttggtatgtcatttaaAGATATGTGCTTAGAAATTTTTAATGTGAATGCGATGTCAAAAGGGATTGTGAGGTATAATAATCAGGTATGTGTTATGTCTAAACTCATCTGATGATTAAGTAAGTACATTTGGTTGATTGTATTTAACAAAAAGATacttatatgtgtatatatatatttgattaatatatgCGGCAAGTTTATTTAATGTGGAATAGTTATGACTGAAATGTATTGAGattaatgaatgttttgatAATGTTTATATGTTGTATTCggctttaattaaaatatctaagaaattatttcattcaataaaatatattatattttgctcaagacttactaagctaagaTAGCTTACTTTGTATtgtcttttatttgtttttgttttatagatttttctTCGAGATTGCTACGTACTCAGGGATCGTCAGCAAagtttatcacactatcgacaaTTTCTTTTGGTATTTCACTAAGTTGTTTTTgagtatatggcatgtatagtttaGTTGAAAGGTTGATTTTGGTTTAAGTACTTATTAATGTAATCAAAAGTCATGTGAAAAATGGCTTACTTGTTTGATCTATTTTGGTGTCTATGCATATGGTTTTAATAGTCCTTAAAATAGAGtttataattatacatattaaagTTAGTTTTAATAACTTATCTTTAGCCGTTTTATATGTTACATAATATGAGTTGTATGTATAGTcttgataattaatttagttgggTGAATACAACTTTAGAAGTATAAGTTAACTTGATTTGGTTTTagtgattatatttattttgataagtatgTGATATGATGaatgttaatataatataaatatgttataaatattatgataaaatGATTGAATAAGAACTACTTAGCTTGTtcatgataaataaatattgttatttgagAAATGGCTCATTAATAGTTTATATGCATAAGATTATGATAgataaataaacatgttttggtttatatatAACGTTGTATGATTGCCTTTTAAACGAACCTAAAGTTagtaaataatatacaaaataaatttggaattgtttaattaattgGAAGATGCAAGTTTTTAATTTGCGTGAGTTGATTAAGAATATGTTTGTGctaattaaatatttggacATAATGAATATACATATGGAAcgtattaaattatgtttaattagaaTATGCAAGTGGTTGAGAGTTGATTTGTGATTTGTTATATTGTTGAATAACTATTTGGTGTTAATGGATATaaggatatatatatttggttaatGTTTGGATTTGTTAAGAAATGGTTTTGTATGgtaaataatagaaaagataTTTATGTTCATATCATAATATTGCTTAttcgaataaattttgaattgaaatcatGTCCTTTGAATGTTCAATGTCTATATTTTATCATGCTATGTTCGTAATGCCTtataaccctaattcggtgacagatacgggttagggatgttacatagAAGATTAACTCGATGCTGTGTTTGAAGGATAAACATTGATGACAATAGTTGTTAATAGCAATAGGAAAAGAGACTTCTTTTTCAATAGTtgaattttaacctaaattcacatttaatgttatattaaaaAGTCAACAACTATCAtctaaaaaaagaaagttggaaatatatcaatattacatttaatgttatattaacGTTGATTACaataacatattatataaatatttaaatttaaaaagttaaaatatattatatggaaaaaaataaaaaataaaaagaaagattttttttaatgttcaaaGTTGGAAAGGGAGGCTAAACAATAATTTAAGGGGGGCCAAAGTATTCAAATATTAAGAGGCTAAATAATAAAcattcttttttataattttaagaggGTCGGGGCCACTGGAACTATCCCCATACCTAGCCTAGACGTTTAGACCAAGTTTGGAGGCTACATCaaaacatttaagaaaaatcaaccttaaaataatttaaagtttgtCATTCAAAAACACCATCCTAGTCAAACCAACGTGGagtttacaaataaaaatctaaaataaaacatacattaatccaaatataaacaaacaataGAGTATCTAATAAATAGAAAGGACCGAGCTCCTGACACGTCGAGCCTCCTAATTTTGTGTGTTACCTGCAATGCagtcaacaaataaaatgagtttataactCGACATGTGTAACTGATATGTAGGCAAGATAACGATAtagatttaataataattgtcCAAATTCAGACACAGAATTATATACAGATAATACTCATTAATGTCGTAATAGTTCAAGTAAGATGTAGAACAGATTAGATACAGATGCAGATGCAGAGTAGATCAGATACAGATGCAAAACAAATCAGAATTTGATGCAGTTTCTTACTTACATCCGCTACACTCCATTTTCGACCATCCCAATATACCATATAGGGTATTAACTACCTATCCAGCCCTATACACCAATTAGTGTCGATATGACAGATTTCAGAGTAATTACAGAATAGCTGTTAGATCAGAATGCGATAAATCGCCAGTATCGGGTATAAAGTTATGGCTTAGCCACTTAGCTTGGCAGATTATTAAACTGCCGACACTTCCTTCTTAATACCATTCCCACCCAATATAGATGCAAATTACAGGTACTAGATATCAGGGATATAcatacaattattcaattacatTCCACAATCAGATAATACATATCATTATTAATTAACAGTTACTGCACCAACTATATGTACCGATAATAGATTATTCAGCCTCAGAATATCAAATATCAAGTTATACGGTTTAATTTAGATCATACAGATCCTACGAAAGGCTTACGTTCGATTCGAACGACGCTTATGGCCTCagggaaaattttagtattCTGACCCATACGTCCGTGTAGATTCACACGGCCTGGGTGTTTGGCTCGTGTGGTCCACATGGGCGTTTGGCTCAAAACAATGAGTTACACAGTCTGAAACATGGCCaagcacacgcccgtgtgacgcACAATCCTTCACATGGCctagacacacacccgtgtcacTGGCCCGTGTGACCTTAAATCCAAAACAGTaagttacacagcctggacacacgcctgtgtcccTGACCTGAGTGACCTAATGTAAAAACAATGAGTTatacggcctggacacacgcccgtgtccctcGCTCGTGTGAccttaaatccataaacagtGAGAGTTACATAGCCTACCACACAGCCTGTCACACAGCTATGTGGCGTCGGCAGCCATGTTTTTCGGCATTCGAAAATCATAGAAAATTGGGTTTTCGGTACACACCTAATATAGTTTTGAAGTAGGAACGACACAAAAGAATCTTGATACCCAAAACGATCATCCAATAACCAATTAAACAacttaaacaacaaaaattgtACAATTCACACAGAACTAACTATGCCGAAAGCTTCAATgcaaaacttttgaataaaacTAACGCTTACTGACGAATCAACGGCAATTGCTCGAATTAGCGCATTGGGAATCGCTACCTTTTATATCTACACCTAAAAAGGAAAACCACGCGATCACTTAACAGAGAATTCAAGCAAATCAAGCCGAAACTAACTTCAACAGAAATGAACAGAAACGAATGTTTAACAAGAACTATACCACAACTTACACAATAACCCTTCAAAACACAACGAACAACGCAGAATTCCCAATTAAACCTGGTATCAATTACAGAAATGAGCaaaaagataaatgattgaaatgcgaaatagaaagaaagaataaaagaaaaagaaaagaagaagaaaaaaaagaaacgatAAAAAACCTGCTTTTGAAACAACCAAAAACTAACAGGCTTTAACAGGTAGCATAAAAAATTTCTTGACATACGTTAGTGCAgagatttgaacacaagaccagAAAGTAGACATAAATTTAACCAATGAACCAACAAACTCATTCTTAacataaattaacatgaaattaaacttAAGTCAAGGATCCAATGATAGggttaaactaaaataaacaaaaatattcaagGAAGAAGACTTTAACCCCCAATCTCAACCACCTAAACAAGGCACTTAATCACAAATAcaaaaacttaattattaacaaaaattaacaaacaacAATTCAAACATTCGGGGCGTTACAATTAGGCTTgtgaaaacattaaatttaaaataaaaagtaaaaataaaaaattataatattaaatagttgaaaaatatttttgactttgAACGACCGTTGGTCGGCGTTGACCGGTTACATGGTGCTATTAGAGCTTGTTACATGTCCTTGTTATtcttttagtattatatatattatattgattaaaaatgttaaaagatcatatataatatatataattttaaaagtttagaaataatttttataaaattataaaatatataattgtaacttttaaaagtcaaaataatatataaaatatcataaaaatttaaaaagatatttaaatttcaagtaattgaagaaaaacttgaaatttaaatacttttagaattttagaattacatattttagaattttataaaaaaatatttttaaaccttttttattttttacattttttcaattttacaatattttaaacttttaataacattattaatttcaactaatttattttcaattatcaactttttgtaaattttatttttatattttttctaaattttatatttcttaatgtgtatataaatttaataaaagaaaatgtttgtttttttttttacataaatatgtcACGTGGTGCCTTCTGAttagacctgatcatgggtcgggccacTCGGTCTGGCCCAAAGACCGGCCCGAaatgtgggagggtttgggtaaaaatataggcccaaaaaatgggcctaaacaaaaacaaaaggtCTGTTTAAAAAACAGGCAGGGCCTCGGGTAAGGCATTTTTGGCTCGGGCCTGGCCCATcccgaattcactaaaggacaaaaaaatctgttttttttaatgttattttcgtatttttttctccctattttgctatattttaatattatgttgctactattttgttgttattgtttggatattgtatagaacttattttattgttaattttgttattattttagaggcatttgttaattttgttattattgtagagtcatttgcttgttaagttacatttatcttagtgttatttaagtctacatgtttttaaaatttatttcaatttgttgggaaatatttattttgatgttttagtatttttgatatattgtataatttaaaaattatataaaaataatataaaaattaatacgaaCGTGCTAGGTTGGTCCtagattttatcatttttatcagGGTTGAgattggacaaaattttaggcccatttttcgggccAGTCTCGGGCCTAGTAAATGGCCTGAATTTTTGGGTTGAGCCTGGCCcagcccatgaacacctctacttgtgattagttataaaaaaaaaattaacgtctactagaaaatgaattaaaaaatatcacaGTTACATAATTTGGGTACCAAACTGagaatttgaatatattataaatatcaaaGACAAAATTTCGTGCCAAAATGAAAAACAGTGTACTTTAGGAACTAAATCCCGAATTAAgccttttaattaaaatcaaacttacACTACTAACAACGATTTAAAACCGAAACAGTACTGAAAGAATTTTAATATACGGGCTCGCACATGCTAAGAatggtttgtttttttatttgtttgaagCTAACAGTGGTTTAAATATGTTGCAGATACctgttttacttaaatttgaaatttaatcctgataattaaaatattaaaatataatttatttaatttaaaaatgttaatataatcGTTGATGTCACAAGTTTTTGTCAAAACTCGATTTAATTTGCTTACATGATAGATGTTAGTAGGTgagagcaaaattcgattcgattcaaaaataaaataaaaaattaattttcgagTCAAGTAAATcaagttatttgagttattcaaattatttgagtcaacttgaataagtaatttgagtttcaagttcaaatcaagttaaattatacaattcgaataactcaaattgaataatgattagTGTAAATACACTTTTGGTCTCTGTCAAgtttaaaatgaacaaattggtctctctcaacaaaaattagaaaaaagaatcaaaataattatcaaaattcaaaatatttataaaatttcaaaaaatttcaaattttatatttttaaaaattataaaaagttaaaaaattctagaaaaatatataaagttaaaattttaaaattttgctaagatgACAATTTCAGAGaactaaataagttaattaattattcaagtttatcataccaaagtattttttattattttattttaattttttcaaatatacatgatttcaaatttatgtgttttaacatgaaattagatactgtaacaagattttaatttaacatgtttaattttttagtttaactCGACCAATTTGACTCAATACGACTCgaattttatttcacttgactcaatttgaaaaaaattcaaatcaaattaggataataaaataagactAATCAAGTctattaactcgaaattttttcacttgattcgatcgaacgctcacccctaaATATTGTATAACCAAGAGGCTATGttggtaattaaaaaaaaaaacaatggcaCATTTTTGGACCTACTAACAGTAAGTTGGCACTTAAAATACTGAGACAATTGGAGGAAAAAATGTAatagaaaaaaaggaaattggtattaagaattaaaagataaaaaattatatattattgctGTAATATTCTGCATGAATGcgcttataaatatatacatttaactTGATTGTACTTATTTTCCtcattattttctcattttgaaaagcttagaaatgaaaatcagtaattttttaaaaaaaatctctttttccctcgcatacaaaaaataataaaaaatcaataatttcaaaatttcatcctttcaCCACCGAACCTATACTAAAACGGCTCatccaacaataattaaataattcatgacaaattcataaaacattaaataatatataaaaaaagaagttacaaaatcaaatttaaccatgtttttcctttttttcattttaatggcTAACGCAATAATTTGCTTAGAAGTCAGTTCAACTCCTAGGccatttaccaataaaagcttaattttttataaatttaccgaaataggctcagtattttattatttaccggactGGACCATTTTCCGGCAAATCGTGTCCACATTAGCACGATGTCAGGGGGCGTGCCAGGAAATCGCAGCCACATTAGCGCGTTTggctgacgtggcaacaaatcacGTCCTTGAGGGGCGATTTGTTGCCAcatcagcaaagcgcgctgacgtggccgcgatttcCTGACTTGTAGGTTTTtggattttaaggtttaaggttttagagtttttaatatttttagggttttagagaaaaaataaacagaTAAGTCGCGCTCACGTGTATGCGCTTCTTTATGGAAACATCTGTCATTGAATCTACAAATGTAGAGCATGCATTCACTGAAATACTAACTCAAATACATCATGTAATCAGTCGAAAAGCACTCGAAGGAGGGAATGATCAAACAACATTGCCCAAAGGACAAACCATCAATGTCGGCTCTAGGGATGATGTTTCAGCTGTGAAGAAAGACGGCTGCTGTTCTGCATAATTGTTAGATGATTCCAAGTGTCCAAATTTGCTTCCTCATTAAGCACAAGCTTTCCTCATCGTGATCTTTCTCGAGATCTTTCGTTGAAGACGAAGAAATCACAGCATTCCAGGGATTTCCTTATAGTTTATTCAGACAGATTTagttttagcattttaaatgattttcattagttgtggagaataaattttaaattagctatcataatattttatgtaatataacaaataaatagggataatttaggtattataaataatttaaataatttagtgcaactatatacatgaaatttcatTAGATGGGCAAGtcgcggccacgtcagcgcgctttgctggcgtggcaacaaatcgcccCTTCGAGGACGCGACTTATTggcacgtcagcaaagcgcgctgacgtggccgcgatttcctggcacgtcccctgacatcgcgttGACGTGAATGCCCCAACTCCTATATCTAAAGTGTATATAAACGCTCACACTCAAATCCGAATAACATAATTCAAAATCACCCCTTATCAGGCCAATAAAGCTTTCTTTAGAGCAATACACAAACccatataaaatagaaaattctaaTATGTCATACAGCGTGAAATACAGGgctatacataaaaaaataagtaaaatttccACCATGATTTTTGAATCCAACAACATTGGGTTTTTTATTTGACTGATGAGAAACAGCTCTACAGGCATGTATCTTGCAATAGGGAAATCCAAGAACAAGAAAGCAATAACAACTATCGAGtcaatttaatgataaaaaagcAAGCTTCGTAAGTTGAAACACTTCAAAGTGCTGAAACAAAAAGGCAGGATTAGTGTTCTTAACTGTGACAAAATAGGGGAAGCCACCACCTTATTTGTATTCGAACGACGGCACCGGAGGAGCATCGAAGCTCTCCAAAACCTCAGTTTTACTTCCACTACCTGTTGCCGGTTCCTGCTTCTTTCCACCAAAAAGTCCTCCAAACCATGAAGAGGAAGAGTTAGATGAGGACTGTTGTGGGGGCGGCGGTGGCGAGTCGTGTCTCAAACTCTCAATTGATGCAGGTGCTTGGTTTGGCAATTGTCCCATTGGATATCCAGGCATTCCTGCTACATTGGGTGCTGGGTCGTCGATCATAATAGGCATCTGCGGTTGACTGAGAACTTTATTCAACATGATACCAGCTCCTTCAATCAAAGCAAGCAAGATGCCACCGAACATGGCTGATCGGGAAGCGGCACCAAATCCTTGACGCATTGAAAGAAAACCTCCTGTTGCAGCACCGGCTATAATGGAGTTCCAAGGATCTTCCTTCTGTCGGACGTAGACCATAGTGCAATCAAAGGTGGAAAACAGACCGCCCCAAACGGCAAAACTACCGCCGACACGAGGGGCATTCATACGCACTGCTTGAGTTCCTCCGAGCAACCGAGAACCACTAGGGGAGTTATATGTGCCTTTTAAGAAGTGGAAGGCTGCACCTC
This genomic stretch from Gossypium raimondii isolate GPD5lz chromosome 6, ASM2569854v1, whole genome shotgun sequence harbors:
- the LOC105773941 gene encoding mitochondrial import inner membrane translocase subunit TIM17-2; protein product: MGTPETSREPCPDRILDDIGGAFGMGAVGGAAFHFLKGTYNSPSGSRLLGGTQAVRMNAPRVGGSFAVWGGLFSTFDCTMVYVRQKEDPWNSIIAGAATGGFLSMRQGFGAASRSAMFGGILLALIEGAGIMLNKVLSQPQMPIMIDDPAPNVAGMPGYPMGQLPNQAPASIESLRHDSPPPPPQQSSSNSSSSWFGGLFGGKKQEPATGSGSKTEVLESFDAPPVPSFEYK